A genomic region of Nymphaea colorata isolate Beijing-Zhang1983 chromosome 2, ASM883128v2, whole genome shotgun sequence contains the following coding sequences:
- the LOC116247505 gene encoding kiwellin-like: MAASSPSGTLTCAGTAYPTCSPPVSSSTAALLTLNDFSEGGDGGGPSECDESYHANTERVVVLSIGWYAGGSRCGKMINITASNGRKMTVKVVDECDSRNGCDPGHAGQPPCRNNIVDGSKAVWEALGLNQDLGVVPITWSMA; the protein is encoded by the coding sequence ATGGCCGCTAGTAGCCCCTCCGGCACCTTAACGTGCGCAGGGACGGCCTACCCCACATGCTCCCCTCCCGTTTCTTCCTCCACTGCCGCTCTTCTTACCCTCAACGACTTCAGCGAAGGTGGTGATGGCGGCGGCCCTTCGGAGTGCGATGAATCTTACCATGCAAACACCGAGAGAGTGGTGGTGCTGTCGATCGGGTGGTACGCCGGAGGCAGCCGGTGTGGGAAGATGATTAACATCACGGCAAGCAATGGGAGGAAGATGACGGTGAAAGTGGTGGACGAGTGCGACTCGAGGAACGGGTGCGACCCTGGGCACGCCGGGCAGCCACCATGTAGGAACAATATCGTCGATGGGTCCAAGGCTGTGTGGGAGGCTCTCGGCCTCAACCAAGATCTGGGCGTCGTTCCAATAACCTGGTCCATGGCTTAA